ACGCGGGGCAATCGAACCTCGTCGCGCTCGACTGCTCGTGGGAAACCGCGGGCGAGGCGATGTTCAAAATGCGCGGCGAACACCGGGCGCTCCCCTTCCTCGTCGCCGCGAACCCCGTAAACTACGGGAAGCCCTTCCAGTTGAACACGGTGGAAGCCTTCGCCGCCGGACTCGCGATTCTCGGGGAGTACGACCACGCAGAAGAAATTCTCTCGAAATTCCGCTGGGGCCACACCTTCTTGGAGATGAACGAAGAACCCCTGCGTCGGTACGCCGTGTGTGCCGATTCTGCGGAAGTCGTCGAGGTCCAACAGGAGTATCTGGACCGGGGGAACTGACCTCCAGAAGGCTTATTCTACGTGTCGTTGATTTGTTATGTATGGTCAATCCAGTCGGCCTCGTCCTCATCGCATTCGGCCTTCCGGCCGCCATCTGGCCATACCGAATCTCGCGACTCCAAGAGCGTCTCGACGCCGTCGGCAGCACGACTCCGTGGGACGAAGTCGAACCCGCAGATTGGCGCGTCGCCCTCACTCGAATCGTGGGCGTTAGCCTGTGTCTCGTCGGGTTGGTCGGCTTCCTGCTCGGGTGACCTGCCGGCCCAACTCGGAACATTTTAACCGCCACAGACGGTACCCCGCCAGTATGGCCAGCTTTGAAGCCGCGGAAAAGCGGATTCTCGAGAAGATGATCTGCATGCGGTGCAACGCACGGAACCCGAAGCGCGCAGAAAAGTGCCGC
This sequence is a window from Haladaptatus sp. QDMS2. Protein-coding genes within it:
- a CDS encoding 50S ribosomal protein L40e, which produces MASFEAAEKRILEKMICMRCNARNPKRAEKCRKCGYAKLRPKSKERRAA
- a CDS encoding DUF367 family protein, translated to MKLHVRYEGDDDPKKCTARKLARFDLCELHRSARATPYGVILNPHAEQALSPADAGQSNLVALDCSWETAGEAMFKMRGEHRALPFLVAANPVNYGKPFQLNTVEAFAAGLAILGEYDHAEEILSKFRWGHTFLEMNEEPLRRYAVCADSAEVVEVQQEYLDRGN